The proteins below are encoded in one region of Cygnus olor isolate bCygOlo1 chromosome 19, bCygOlo1.pri.v2, whole genome shotgun sequence:
- the ZER1 gene encoding protein zer-1 homolog — protein MASDSPESLMTLCTDFCLRNLEGTLCYLLDNETLRLHPDIFLPSEICDKLVNEYVELVKTDSIFEPHESFFTLFSDPRSTRLARIHLREQIVQDQDLEAIRKQDLVELYLTNCEKLTAKSLQTLVSFSHTLISLSLFGCCNIFYEEENPGGCEDDCLVNPTRQVLVKDFTFEGFSRLRFLNLGRLIEGVNVETLLRPLASLAALDLSGIQLNDVGFLTQWKDSLVSLVLYNMDLSEEHIQVIAQLHKLRHLDISRDHLSSYYKFKLTRRVLNLFVENLLNLTSLDISGHTMLENCTIPSMEEKMGQTSIEPAKSSIAPFRGLKRPLQFLGLFETSLCRLTHIPAYKVSGDKNEEQVLNAIEAYTEHRPEITSRAINLLFDIARIERCSQLLRALQLVITALKCHKDDKNIQVTGSAALFYLTNSEYRMEQSVKLRRQVIQVVLNGMESYQEVTVQRNCCLTLCNFSIPEELEFQYRRVNELLLNILNQSRQDESIQRIAVHLCNALVCQVDNDHKEAVGKMGFVMTMLKLIQKKLADKTCDQVMEFSWSALWNITDETPDNCEMFLNYSGMKLFLECLKEFPEKQELHRNMLGLLGNVAEVKELRPQLMTSQFISVFSNLLESKADGIEVSYNACGVLSHIMFDGPEAWGICEPHREEVVKRMWAAIQSWDINSRRNINYRSFEPILRLLPQGISPVSQHWATWALYNLVSVYPDKYCPLLIKEGGIPLLKDMIKMASARQETKEMARKVIEHCSNFKEENMDTSR, from the exons GTGACAAACTTGTCAACGA GTATGTGGAGCTGGTCAAGACGGACAGCATCTTCGAACCCCATGAAAGCTTCTTCACCCTGTTCTCTGATCCCCGGAGCACCAGGCTAGCTCGGATCCACTTGCGGGAACAGATCGTGCAGGACCAGGACCTGGAGGCCATCAGGAAGCAG GATCTTGTTGAGCTCTACCTGACTAACTGTGAGAAGCTGACAGCCAAGAGTCTGCAAACCTTGGTGAGCTTCAGCCACACGCTTATCTCCCTCAGCCTCTTTGGATGCTGTAATATCTTCTATGAGGAGGAAAACCCTGGAGGTTGCGAAGATGACTGTTTGGTGAACCCCACTCGCCAGGTTTTGGTCAAGGACTTCACTTTTGAAGGCTTTAGCCGCTTGCGCTTCCTGAACCTGGGTCGCTTGATTGAAGGGGTAAATGTGGAGACGTTGCTTCGGCCTTTGGCCTCCCTTGCAGCTCTTGATCTCTCCGGGATCCAGCTGAACGATGTGGGATTTCTGACCCAGTGGAAGGACAGTCTGGTTTCCTTAGTGCTTTACAACATGGACCTTTCAGAGGAGCACATCCAAGTGATTGCACAGCTTCACAAGCTCAG GCACTTGGATATCTCCCGCGATCATCTGTCCAGTTACTACAAATTCAAGCTGACCCGGCGGGTTCTAAACCTGTTTGTGGAAAACTTGCTAAACCTCACTTCGCTCGATATCTCAGGGCACACCATGTTGGAGAACTGCACTATCCCAAGCATGGAAGAGAAGATGGGCCAGACAAG catTGAGCCAGCAAAGAGCAGCATTGCACCCTTCCGGGGTCTGAAACGACCACTCCAATTCTTGGGCCTTTTTGAGACATCTCTCTGCCGCCTGACGCATATTCCAGCCTATAAG GTGAGTGGAGACAAGAATGAAGAGCAAGTCCTGAATGCTATCGAGGCTTACACTGAACACCGGCCAGAAATCACTTCGCGGGCCATCAACCTCCTTTTTGACATCGCCCGCATTGAGCgttgcagccagctgctgcgAGCCCTTCAG CTGGTGATCACAGCCCTCAAGTGCCACAAGGATGACAAAAACATCCAGGTGACAGGCAGCGCAGCGCTGTTTTACCTGACGAACTCTGAGTACCGCATGGAGCAGAGCGTAAAGCTGCGGCGCCAGGTCATCCAGGTGGTGCTGAACGGCATGGAGTCCTACCAGGAAGTCACA GTACAGCGGAACTGCTGCCTGACACTGTGTAACTTCAGCATTCCCGAGGAGCTGGAGTTCCAGTACCGCCGAGTCAACGAGCTGCTGCTGAACATCCTCAATCAGAGCCGGCAGGATGAGTCTATCCAACGCATCGCCGTGCACCTCTGTAATGCTCTGGTCTGCCAGGTGGACAACGATCATAAAGAAGCTGTGGGCAAGATGGGTTTTGTCATG ACGATGCTAAAATTGATTCAGAAGAAGCTGGCTGATAAAACG TGCGATCAGGTGATGGAGTTCTCCTGGAGTGCCCTCTGGAACATTACTGATGAGACCCCTGATAACTGTGAGATGTTCCTTAACTACAGTGGCATGAAACTGTTCTTGGAGTGCTTGAAA GAGTTCCCAGAGAAACAGGAGCTGCATCGCAATATGCTGGGCCTCCTTGGCAATGTGGCAGAGGTGAAGGAACTCCGCCCACAGCTCATGACCTCCCAGTTCATCAGTGTGTTCAG caacctgctggagagcaaagCAGATGGGATTGAGGTATCCTATAATGCCTGTGGCGTGCTCTCCCATATAATGTTTGATGGCCCAGAGGCTTGGGGTATATGTGAGCCACACCGAGAGGAAGTTGTAAAGAGGATGTGGGCAGCCATCCAGAGCTGGGATATCAACTCCAGAAGAAATATCAATTACAG GTCATTCGAACCAATCCTTCGACTTCTTCCACAAGGGATCTCTCCGGTCAGCCAGCACTGGGCTACTTGGGCGCTGTATAACTTGGTCTCTGTCTACC ctgacaAGTATTGCCCACTGCTCATCAAAGAAGGTGGGATTCCCCTTCTGAAGGACATGATTAAAATGGCCTCAGCACGGCAAGAGACCAAGGAAATGGCCCG GAAAGTTATAGAGCACTGCAGTAACTTTAAGGAGGAGAACATGGACACTTCCAGATAG